One genomic window of Leopardus geoffroyi isolate Oge1 chromosome C3, O.geoffroyi_Oge1_pat1.0, whole genome shotgun sequence includes the following:
- the LOC123585997 gene encoding T-cell surface glycoprotein CD1b-like, with protein sequence MLLPWLLWLVVLCPGGGSEAAFQGPTSYHVIQISSFANSSWAQNQGSGWLGDLQLQSWDSNAGRAVFLKPWSKGNFSEEEVTGLEEVFQVYLNGFILEVQDHAHEFQMEYPFEIQGIAGCSLHSGGGTVSFLRGALGGVDFLSVKNYSCVPAPEGGSRAQRICALIHQYAGIRDIAGKLLFETCPQYLLGVLDVGKAELQREVKPEAWLSSGPSPGPGRLLLVCHVSGFYPKPVWVTWMRGEQEQPGTRRGDVLPHADGTWYLRVTLDVAAGEAAGLSCRVRHSSLGGRDMVLHWGNPVSIGLISLAIIVPLCILSTVPTLWFLRRRSYQSI encoded by the exons ATGCTGCTTCCGTGGCTCCTGTGGCTTGTGGTCCTCTGCCCGGGGGGCGGCAGCGAGGCAG CCTTTCAAGGGCCCACCTCTTACCACGTCATCCAGATCTCGTCCTTTGCCAACAGCAGCTGGGCGCAGAACCAAGGCTCAGGATGGCTGGGTGACTTACAGCTCCAAAGCTGGGACAGCAATGCGGGCAGGGCGGTTTTCCTGAAGCCCTGGTCCAAGGGCAACTTCAGTGAGGAGGAAGTGACCGGGCTGGAGGAGGTGTTCCAAGTCTACCTCAACGGGTTCATCCTGGAAGTACAGGACCATGCCCATGAGTTCCAGATGGAAT atCCCTTTGAGATCCAGGGGATAGCAGGCTGTAGTCTGCATTCCGGTGGGGGCACAGTGAGCTTCCTGCGGGGAGCGTTAGGAGGAGTGGACTTTCTGAGCGTCAAGAATTACTCCTGTGTGCCCGCCCCGGAGGGTGGAAGCCGGGCACAGCGCATCTGCGCGCTCATCCATCAGTACGCGGGCATCCGGGACATCGCGGGGAAGCTTCTCTTTGAAACCTGCCCTCAGTATCTCCTGGGCGTCCTCGATGTGGGGAAGGCAGAACTGCAGAGAGAAG TGAAGCCCGAGGCCTGGCTGTCCAGTGGCCCCAGTCCCGGTCCTGGCCGTCTGCTCCTTGTGTGCCATGTGTCCGGCTTCTACCCGAAGCCAGTGTGGGTGACGTGGATGCGGGGTGAGCAGGAGCAGCCGGGCACCCGACGCGGCGACGTCCTGCCCCACGCTGACGGGACGTGGTATCTTCGGGTGACCCTGGACGTGGCGGCCGGGGAGGCGGCCGGCCTGTCTTGCCGAGTGAGGCACAGCAGTCTAGGAGGCCGGGACATGGTCCTCCACTGGG GAAACCCCGTCTCCATCGGCTTGATATCTTTGGCGATAATAGTGCCCTTGTGCATCCTTTCGACAGTTCCTACATTGTGGTTTTTGAGGCGCCG GTCGTATCAGAGTATCTAA
- the LOC123586010 gene encoding T-cell surface glycoprotein CD1e, membrane-associated-like — translation MRAPWAHGGEAGGFLRQGSGQRVRVACAGGRGSQMKAGGPGGQHHPCPAEASFSCRAAMLLPLLLTFQGLLLHRAAGTGASQAPHPPGPAAEEPLSFHVLQASSFANHSWAHSQGSGWLGDVQTHGWDTSLDTIRFLWPWSRGNFSTQELNNLQSLFRLYFHGFTIEVQAFAHEFQFEYPFELQVLAGCTWRAGKPSGSFFNGAYQGSDFLSFQGNSWQPSPGAGSRAQKVCAVLNRYRDIKEIVLSLLSHTCPRFLAGILEAGKSELGRQVKPEVWLSTGPSPGPGRLLLVCHVSGFHPKPVWVMWMRGDQEQRGTRRGDVLPYADDTWYLRVTLDVAAGQAAGLSCRVKHSSLGGQDIIIHWGGEWAPLTLTSLAVLVTLLLLAVLCSWLKKLSSNGKGAAPGEPSPDSAAAASARGPGTSGRQLHVPRESWIKNRLFKKLEASLNPLWQR, via the exons atgaGAGCCCCGTGGGCCCACGGTGGGGAGGCGGGAGGGTTTCTCAGACAGGGAAGTGGGCAGAGGGTGAGGGTTGCCTGTGCGGGCGGCAGGGGAAGTCAGATGAAGGCAGGAGGGCCTGGAGGGCAGCACCATCCGTGTCCTGCTGAGGCATCCTTCTCCTGCCGTGCCGCAATGCTGCTCCCGCTGCTCCTGACTTTCCAGGGACTTCTTCTCCACCGTGCAGCAGGCACCGGGG caTCCCAGGCCCCACATCCCCCTGGTCCGGCCGCAGAGGAGCCGCTGTCCTTCCACGTACTCCAGGCCTCCTCGTTTGCCAACCACAGCTGGGCACACTCGCAGGGCTCGGGCTGGCTGGGCGACGTGCAGACGCACGGTTGGGACACATCCTTGGACACCATCCGCTTCCTGTGGCCCTGGTCGCGGGGGAACTTCAGCACCCAGGAGCTGAACAACCTCCAGAGCCTGTTCCGGCTCTACTTCCACGGCTTCACCATTGAGGTTCAGGCCTTTGCACACGAGTTCCAGTTTGAAT ACCCCTTCGAGCTCCAGGTGTTAGCTGGCTGTACATGGCGCGCTGGGAAGCCCTCGGGAAGCTTCTTCAACGGGGCCTATCAAGGCTCAGACTTCCTGAGTTTCCAAGGAAACTCCTGGCAGCCATCTCCGGGAGCGGGGAGTCGGGCTCAGAAGGTCTGTGCTGTGCTCAACCGCTACCGAGATATTAAGGAGATCGTGCTGAGCCTTCTCAGCCACACCTGCCCCCGGTTTCTGGCGGGAATCCTTGAAGCAGGGAAGTCCGAGCTGGGACGACAAG TGAAGCCCGAGGTCTGGCTGTCCACCGGCCCCAGTCCCGGTCCTGGCCGTCTGCTCCTTGTGTGCCATGTGTCCGGCTTCCACCCGAAGCCCGTGTGGGTCATGTGGATGCGGGGTGACCAGGAGCAACGGGGCACCCGGCGAGGCGACGTCCTGCCCTACGCTGACGACACGTGGTATCTTCGGGTGACCCTGGACGTGGCGGCCGGGCAGGCGGCCGGCCTGTCTTGCCGAGTCAAGCACAGCAGCCTAGGAGGCCAGGACATAATCATCCACTGGG GTGGAGAATGGGCCCCGTTGACACTGACGAGTCTCGCCGTGCTGGTCACCCTGCTCCTGCTGGCGGTCCTGTGCTCCTGGCTTAAAAAGCTCAG CTCAAATGGGAAAGGCGCGGCGCCCGGTGAACCCAGTCCTGACTCCGCCGCAGCGGCCAGCGCCCGGGGACCCGGAACTTCTGGACGCCAGCTCCACGTGCCCCGGGAATCCTGGATCAAGAACAGACTTTTCAAGAAACTGGAAGCAAGCCTCAACCCGCTCTGGCAACGTTAG